In Verrucomicrobiota bacterium, one genomic interval encodes:
- a CDS encoding MTAP family purine nucleoside phosphorylase: MKSPDCRFATIGGTQAYTLLREHKIVGERLGPAKTPYGPSEALYLIENGDTRFLFLSRHGEERYSVTAPFINYRANVYALKDRGVEWVLGWSGPGIINRLYQIGDLAIADDVMDETHGRPNTFFEGKGWGFIRQNPVFCPQLTTILHESMMGLGIKHIVGGTYVCSSGPRLETPAEIHKYRMLDGDFVGMTLAPECFLARELEMSYAAICYLTNLAEGIREREYVPGELFEGLLTPDESERVENAVDKLPQIVVEVARRLEGVARSSPCARAMERYRRAGILPEDWHEWISVPAAAG; encoded by the coding sequence ATGAAGAGTCCGGACTGCAGGTTCGCCACTATCGGGGGGACGCAGGCGTATACGCTGCTGCGCGAGCACAAGATCGTGGGCGAGCGGCTCGGGCCGGCCAAGACGCCGTACGGGCCGAGCGAGGCGCTCTACCTCATCGAGAACGGCGATACACGGTTCCTCTTTCTCTCGCGGCACGGTGAGGAGCGCTACAGTGTTACGGCGCCGTTCATCAACTACCGGGCGAACGTCTACGCGCTCAAGGACCGGGGCGTCGAGTGGGTGCTTGGCTGGAGCGGGCCGGGCATCATCAACCGGCTCTATCAGATCGGCGATCTGGCGATTGCCGACGACGTGATGGACGAGACGCATGGCCGGCCCAACACGTTCTTCGAGGGCAAGGGCTGGGGGTTCATCCGTCAGAACCCGGTGTTCTGCCCGCAATTGACGACGATCCTTCACGAATCGATGATGGGCCTCGGCATCAAGCACATTGTGGGCGGCACGTACGTGTGTTCGAGCGGGCCGCGGCTCGAGACGCCGGCCGAGATCCACAAGTACCGGATGCTCGACGGCGATTTTGTCGGCATGACGCTGGCGCCCGAGTGCTTTCTGGCACGCGAGCTCGAGATGAGCTACGCCGCGATCTGCTATCTGACCAACCTGGCCGAGGGCATCCGCGAACGCGAGTACGTGCCCGGCGAGCTGTTTGAAGGGCTGCTTACGCCCGACGAGAGCGAGCGCGTCGAAAACGCCGTGGACAAGCTGCCGCAGATTGTTGTGGAGGTGGCGCGGCGCCTCGAGGGTGTCGCTCGCAGTTCGCCGTGCGCGCGGGCGATGGAGCGCTACCGCCGCGCCGGGATCCTGCCGGAGGACTGGCATGAGTGGATCTCGGTCCCTGCTGCTGCGGGCTGA
- a CDS encoding amidohydrolase family protein has product MSGSRSLLLRADRALTLDETASCVVDGAAVLVEGDTIQAVGRADGIEAPGADVVNLSGMTLLPGLLNAHCHLDYTALRGRLRTGDPFLSWILSIIAAKRRMRVGDYEASVRAGLDEALRSGTTTVFDVSCRSGRYAVTRVAPETPVRVAFFGEVLGLNPLTGGRRMRHFRRAYDMACCEPFVGRGISPHAVYSLSRRLLKLIGRELGRRAMPMTVHLLESRDEPRLRPWCDPKDAVRILDGRGLLDTSVLAVHVNCPSDDDVDVLAQRGVSVVHCPGSHRFFGHAAFPAERLREAGVPICLGTDSLASNERLDMLREVRLFIVAHPAFSAGEALRMATTVPARFLGLDGRLGVLKAGALADIVAVPTGEATGRPCPVDEACASVVRHVGDTPWVMIGGRVVRGAGL; this is encoded by the coding sequence ATGAGTGGATCTCGGTCCCTGCTGCTGCGGGCTGACCGCGCCCTCACCCTCGATGAGACGGCGTCGTGCGTTGTCGATGGCGCGGCGGTGCTCGTCGAGGGCGACACGATCCAGGCCGTCGGCCGGGCCGATGGGATCGAGGCGCCCGGCGCCGATGTGGTCAATCTTTCCGGCATGACGCTGCTGCCGGGCCTCCTCAACGCGCACTGCCATCTTGATTACACCGCTCTGCGCGGCCGATTGCGGACCGGCGATCCGTTTCTGTCGTGGATCCTGTCGATCATCGCGGCCAAGCGGCGCATGCGCGTGGGCGACTATGAGGCGTCGGTGCGCGCGGGGCTCGACGAGGCGTTACGCTCCGGCACGACGACGGTGTTCGACGTCTCGTGCCGCTCCGGGCGGTATGCCGTTACTCGCGTGGCGCCGGAGACGCCGGTGCGCGTCGCCTTCTTCGGCGAAGTGCTGGGGCTGAATCCGCTCACGGGTGGACGGCGGATGCGGCACTTCCGGCGTGCGTACGATATGGCGTGCTGCGAGCCGTTTGTCGGGCGCGGGATCTCACCTCATGCGGTGTATTCGCTGTCGCGCCGGCTGCTGAAACTCATCGGGCGTGAGCTCGGGCGCCGGGCGATGCCGATGACAGTCCACCTGCTCGAAAGCCGCGACGAGCCCCGCCTCAGGCCGTGGTGCGACCCCAAGGACGCGGTGCGCATCCTCGACGGGCGCGGACTGCTCGACACGTCGGTGCTCGCCGTACACGTAAACTGCCCCAGCGACGATGATGTGGACGTGCTCGCGCAACGCGGCGTATCGGTCGTGCATTGCCCGGGCAGCCACCGGTTCTTCGGCCACGCAGCATTTCCCGCCGAGCGGCTGCGCGAGGCGGGTGTGCCCATTTGCCTGGGCACGGATAGCCTTGCGAGCAACGAGCGGCTCGACATGCTCCGCGAGGTTCGCCTGTTTATCGTTGCGCATCCGGCGTTCTCGGCCGGCGAGGCGCTGCGCATGGCGACGACGGTGCCGGCGCGGTTCCTGGGGCTCGACGGGCGCCTGGGCGTGCTGAAAGCTGGGGCACTGGCAGACATAGTCGCCGTGCCGACGGGCGAAGCGACGGGCCGGCCTTGTCCTGTTGACGAGGCGTGTGCTAGCGTCGTGCGCCACGTGGGCGACACGCCGTGGGTGATGATCGGCGGCCGGGTCGTGCGAGGTGCCGGACTGTAG
- the ispE gene encoding 4-(cytidine 5'-diphospho)-2-C-methyl-D-erythritol kinase codes for MDKYLQQLTVERAERRIALRSPAKINLFLEPLAKRPDGYHEIVTVMQAIDLCDEVAIELTDDGIELECDYPDVPSGPENLAWRAAEAFTAAAHVEPGARIRLTKRIPPGGGLGGGSSNAAVVLLGLNELTGRPFSPTRLAEIAATLGSDVPFFVYGGTALCTGRGELVEPLEAAPEFWVVLVTPAFSVATAEAYKRFTFVLTHQHSPDRILASVKESDLRSLLGSLHNGLAKVVLSAWPSLRALWKEVVDAGLPHPQLSGSGSTLYGVCCTEAEAARVSARLRGRLPSEVSVAVARNRLASAKEDYNADHRSQNQSEGGGQ; via the coding sequence ATGGATAAGTACTTGCAGCAGTTGACGGTCGAGCGCGCTGAGCGGCGCATCGCGCTGCGCTCGCCGGCCAAGATCAACCTGTTCCTCGAGCCGCTCGCCAAGCGGCCCGACGGCTACCACGAGATCGTCACCGTGATGCAGGCAATCGACCTGTGCGACGAGGTGGCGATTGAGTTGACGGACGACGGGATCGAACTCGAGTGCGACTATCCGGACGTCCCGAGCGGGCCGGAGAACCTTGCGTGGCGCGCTGCCGAGGCGTTTACCGCGGCCGCGCACGTCGAGCCGGGGGCGAGGATCCGGCTGACGAAACGCATTCCGCCGGGCGGCGGGCTGGGCGGCGGGAGCAGCAACGCGGCCGTCGTGCTCCTTGGCCTCAACGAGCTGACCGGGCGGCCGTTCTCGCCCACGAGACTCGCCGAGATCGCGGCCACGCTCGGCTCGGACGTGCCGTTCTTCGTGTACGGCGGCACGGCCCTGTGCACGGGTCGTGGAGAACTGGTGGAACCCCTTGAGGCGGCGCCGGAGTTCTGGGTCGTACTTGTAACGCCTGCATTTTCCGTCGCCACAGCCGAGGCTTACAAAAGGTTCACTTTTGTATTGACACACCAACACTCGCCGGATAGAATACTAGCGTCTGTAAAGGAGTCTGATCTGCGATCGTTGCTGGGCAGCCTGCATAACGGGCTCGCTAAGGTTGTACTGTCTGCATGGCCATCATTGAGGGCGCTCTGGAAGGAGGTGGTTGACGCAGGCTTGCCACACCCTCAACTGTCGGGAAGCGGTTCGACTCTGTATGGAGTCTGCTGCACTGAGGCGGAGGCAGCCAGGGTTTCGGCGCGGTTGCGCGGGCGGCTGCCGAGCGAGGTTTCCGTTGCAGTGGCGAGGAACCGCCTTGCATCAGCCAAGGAGGACTACAATGCAGATCACCGAAGTCAGAATCAGTCTGAAGGAGGTGGGCAATAG
- a CDS encoding SpoVG family protein: MQITEVRISLKEVGNRKLKAFATVTFDDDFVVRDIKIIEGRQGLFVAMPSARVMENCPTCGRKNPVRSSYCSECGAKLPVAPQVSDPEERREEHRDICHPVRPEFRQYVESQVISAYMQKVGTGAAHFGRSSM; encoded by the coding sequence ATGCAGATCACCGAAGTCAGAATCAGTCTGAAGGAGGTGGGCAATAGGAAACTGAAGGCCTTTGCCACGGTCACCTTCGACGACGATTTTGTGGTGCGTGACATCAAGATTATCGAGGGAAGGCAAGGGCTCTTCGTGGCGATGCCGAGCGCGAGGGTGATGGAAAACTGCCCCACGTGCGGCCGCAAGAACCCGGTTCGCAGCTCGTATTGCAGCGAGTGCGGCGCGAAGCTCCCCGTCGCGCCGCAAGTAAGCGATCCAGAGGAGCGCCGCGAGGAACATCGCGACATCTGCCACCCGGTCCGACCGGAGTTCCGGCAGTACGTCGAGTCGCAGGTCATCAGTGCCTACATGCAGAAAGTGGGCACCGGCGCGGCCCATTTCGGGCGGAGTTCGATGTAG
- a CDS encoding ribose-phosphate pyrophosphokinase, with protein sequence MHREIKLFTGTSNRALAELISRRINVPLGAVEISRFADGEVFVRIAENVRGWDVFLVQSTVPDPNETLMELLVMIDAFRRASAERITAVIPCYGYARQDRKDQPRVPITAKLVANLIVAAGANRVLTVDLHAGQIQGFFDIPLDNLYAFPVFSEYIRALDLKDPVIVSPDVGGIKLAASYSNTMKLPVAAVDKRRLSDTEVEATGIIGNVRDRDVILVDDLVTTAGSLTEAARMVKEFGARHVYACVTHGILVGPAMSRLEASPIERLVITDTVRSNGCEKRSEFQVERLTVSDLLGQAIIRIHRNESVSSLFY encoded by the coding sequence ATGCACAGGGAAATCAAGCTTTTCACGGGGACGTCGAATCGTGCGTTGGCCGAGCTGATCAGCCGGCGGATCAACGTGCCGTTGGGCGCAGTGGAGATTTCGCGTTTCGCCGACGGTGAGGTGTTCGTCCGCATCGCGGAGAACGTGCGCGGTTGGGACGTGTTTCTGGTTCAGTCCACGGTGCCGGACCCGAACGAGACCTTGATGGAGCTGCTCGTGATGATCGACGCGTTCCGGCGCGCGTCGGCCGAGCGGATCACGGCGGTGATCCCGTGTTACGGCTACGCGCGTCAGGATCGCAAGGACCAGCCGCGGGTGCCGATCACGGCGAAGCTGGTGGCGAACCTGATCGTGGCGGCGGGCGCGAACCGGGTGCTCACCGTGGACCTGCATGCGGGTCAGATCCAGGGTTTCTTCGACATCCCGCTCGACAACCTGTATGCGTTCCCGGTGTTCAGCGAGTACATTCGGGCCTTGGATCTCAAGGACCCGGTGATCGTATCGCCCGACGTGGGCGGCATCAAGCTCGCCGCGTCGTATTCGAACACGATGAAGCTGCCGGTGGCCGCGGTGGACAAGCGCCGGCTGAGCGACACAGAGGTCGAAGCAACGGGTATTATCGGCAATGTGCGGGACCGCGACGTGATCCTGGTCGATGACCTGGTGACCACAGCCGGCTCGCTGACCGAGGCGGCTCGGATGGTCAAGGAATTTGGCGCGCGCCACGTGTATGCGTGTGTCACGCACGGCATCCTGGTTGGGCCGGCGATGAGCCGGCTCGAGGCGTCGCCGATCGAGCGGCTGGTGATCACTGATACGGTGCGATCCAACGGGTGCGAGAAGCGGTCGGAGTTCCAGGTCGAGCGGCTGACCGTGTCGGACCTGCTGGGGCAGGCGATCATTCGCATCCACCGCAATGAGTCGGTGAGTTCGTTGTTCTATTAG
- a CDS encoding 50S ribosomal protein L25, whose amino-acid sequence MAEVSLKAERREALGRKQVKKLRRLGKVPGVVYGRRIEAAIPITLDAREVYHLTHGSHGGSLESIVISLEIEAEGKTSKHPTLIKELQMDAIQGTVLHIDLNEISLTEKIHTRVPVFPKGECKGEKMGGILEQVFREIEIACLPGDLPEEIIVDVSDLGPHDSIKVGDLNMGDRVEVLTDKNQPVFTVIVPRLVAAEAEEAVAGPVAGEGTEEPEVIGEKKGEQEAEAPEGGAKKKK is encoded by the coding sequence ATGGCGGAAGTGAGTTTGAAGGCCGAGCGGCGCGAGGCGCTGGGCAGGAAACAGGTCAAGAAGCTGCGACGCTTGGGCAAGGTGCCGGGCGTGGTGTACGGCCGTCGCATCGAGGCGGCGATCCCGATCACGCTCGACGCGCGCGAGGTGTACCACCTCACGCATGGGTCGCACGGCGGGTCGCTCGAGAGCATTGTGATCAGCCTCGAGATCGAGGCCGAAGGCAAGACGAGCAAGCACCCGACGCTGATCAAGGAACTGCAGATGGACGCGATTCAGGGCACGGTGCTTCACATCGACCTGAACGAGATCTCGCTCACCGAGAAGATTCACACGCGCGTGCCCGTGTTCCCCAAGGGCGAGTGCAAGGGCGAGAAGATGGGCGGCATTCTCGAGCAGGTCTTCCGCGAGATCGAGATCGCCTGTCTGCCGGGCGACCTGCCCGAGGAGATCATCGTTGACGTGTCCGATCTCGGGCCGCACGATTCGATCAAGGTGGGCGATCTCAACATGGGGGACCGGGTCGAGGTTCTGACGGACAAGAACCAGCCGGTGTTCACCGTGATCGTGCCGCGCCTGGTGGCCGCGGAGGCCGAGGAGGCCGTGGCGGGGCCGGTGGCCGGCGAGGGGACCGAGGAGCCGGAGGTCATCGGCGAGAAGAAGGGCGAGCAAGAGGCCGAGGCGCCCGAGGGGGGAGCGAAGAAGAAGAAGTAG
- a CDS encoding aminoacyl-tRNA hydrolase: protein MRGEATVVFGLGNPGWRYRRTRHNVGFGVVEEMARRHRARWRRLHPAGCGVWLARMQCAGRPVLLVEPQTYMNRSGLAVRALMAAGANVAGFDIDIDDLLVVVDDVDLPLGRLRVRRGGSDGGHNGLRSIVETVATTEFARIRVGVGGSRDGDLTDHVLGKFGRSERLLVRRVVIAAADAVEMIVEQGLGPAMNAFNGMDLAASPAAGPARPVEE, encoded by the coding sequence GTGCGCGGCGAGGCAACGGTCGTATTCGGGCTTGGCAACCCGGGCTGGCGTTACCGGCGGACGCGGCACAATGTGGGCTTTGGCGTCGTCGAGGAGATGGCGCGGCGCCACAGGGCGCGGTGGCGGCGGCTGCACCCCGCGGGCTGCGGGGTGTGGCTGGCGCGGATGCAGTGCGCGGGGCGGCCGGTGCTGCTCGTCGAGCCGCAGACGTATATGAACCGGAGCGGGTTGGCCGTGCGTGCGCTCATGGCGGCGGGGGCCAACGTGGCCGGTTTTGACATAGACATCGACGATCTCCTGGTGGTGGTCGACGATGTGGACCTCCCCCTGGGGCGGCTGCGAGTGCGGCGTGGGGGGAGTGATGGCGGTCACAATGGGCTGCGGTCCATTGTGGAAACAGTCGCCACAACCGAGTTCGCCCGGATACGCGTCGGCGTGGGCGGGTCTCGGGACGGCGATCTAACCGATCACGTGCTCGGGAAGTTTGGAAGGTCGGAGCGCCTGCTGGTCCGGCGCGTTGTCATTGCGGCGGCCGACGCCGTGGAGATGATCGTCGAACAGGGGCTGGGGCCGGCCATGAACGCATTCAACGGGATGGACCTGGCGGCGTCGCCTGCGGCGGGGCCGGCCCGGCCGGTGGAGGAGTAG
- the rpsF gene encoding 30S ribosomal protein S6, which yields MNTYECMYIIQSNLSDDELDKANDRIVEEIEKRGGAILHRERLGRKRLAYPIRRSDDGAYHLLYFELPPGEVSGLRLAYKLHPRLLRMLILRKEREEIAKLQARRRPGDGPAEGEAVEASTDSAGDDADGTAEPAADDESVLETGDEEPMTESDDEDESEKQE from the coding sequence TTGAACACTTACGAGTGCATGTACATTATCCAGAGCAACCTGTCCGACGACGAACTGGACAAGGCCAACGACCGGATCGTCGAGGAGATCGAGAAGCGCGGCGGGGCGATCCTGCACCGCGAGCGGCTGGGCCGCAAGCGGCTCGCGTACCCGATCCGGCGGAGCGACGACGGGGCGTATCACCTGTTGTACTTCGAGTTGCCGCCGGGCGAAGTGAGCGGGCTGCGGTTGGCCTACAAGCTGCATCCGCGGCTGCTGCGCATGCTGATTCTGCGCAAGGAGCGCGAGGAAATCGCCAAGCTCCAAGCGCGCAGACGGCCCGGCGACGGGCCGGCCGAGGGCGAGGCGGTTGAAGCGTCGACCGACTCGGCGGGAGACGACGCAGACGGAACGGCGGAGCCGGCGGCCGACGACGAGAGCGTGCTGGAGACCGGCGACGAGGAACCGATGACGGAGTCCGACGATGAGGATGAGTCGGAGAAGCAGGAGTGA
- a CDS encoding single-stranded DNA-binding protein, with translation MASLNKVLLIGNLTRDPELRYTPSGTAVADLGLAVNERYTSREGKQVERTVFIDVVVWQRQAETASEYLSKGRPIFVEGRLQLDEWENQQGEKRTKMRVVAQNIQFLGARGEGGGQGGQGPRGARPAHAGTPRGDAPPDEEPHDVPGQDVGEDDIPF, from the coding sequence ATGGCGAGCTTGAATAAGGTTCTCCTGATCGGCAACCTGACGAGGGATCCGGAACTCCGCTACACGCCGAGCGGCACGGCCGTGGCCGACCTCGGGCTGGCGGTCAATGAGCGCTACACCAGCCGCGAGGGCAAACAAGTCGAACGGACCGTGTTCATCGACGTGGTCGTGTGGCAGCGCCAGGCCGAGACGGCGAGCGAGTATCTCTCAAAGGGCCGGCCAATCTTCGTGGAGGGGCGGCTGCAGCTCGACGAGTGGGAGAACCAGCAGGGGGAGAAACGCACGAAGATGCGGGTCGTCGCTCAGAATATCCAATTCCTTGGCGCCCGTGGTGAAGGCGGCGGCCAGGGCGGGCAGGGCCCGCGGGGCGCACGGCCCGCGCACGCCGGGACACCGCGCGGCGATGCGCCGCCGGATGAAGAACCTCACGACGTGCCGGGACAGGACGTCGGCGAAGACGATATTCCCTTTTAG
- a CDS encoding 30S ribosomal protein S18: MAKRVARGPFRRKRCRFCVDKVKTIDYKDVQRLRKCVTDRGKLIPRRISATCARHQRQLTLAVKRARYMALLPFVAE; the protein is encoded by the coding sequence ATGGCAAAACGAGTAGCCCGTGGGCCGTTTCGGCGGAAGCGGTGCCGGTTCTGCGTGGATAAGGTCAAGACCATCGACTACAAGGACGTGCAGCGGCTGCGCAAGTGCGTCACCGACCGCGGCAAGCTCATCCCGCGGCGGATCTCAGCCACGTGCGCGCGCCACCAGCGCCAGCTCACGCTGGCGGTCAAGCGGGCGCGCTACATGGCGTTGCTGCCGTTCGTGGCCGAGTAG
- a CDS encoding 50S ribosomal protein L9 yields the protein MNVLLLKDVTTLGREGDIVAVAAGYARNYLIPRGCAVVASNKTIKLQEKIRTERLAREAKEKQEFVELAERLSNVSVTTAVKVGEDEQLYGSVSVQDIADLLKEEGYEIDRKKIILEHPIKSLGVYAIEIRLHPEVAASIKLWVVKE from the coding sequence ATGAATGTATTGCTGCTCAAAGACGTGACGACGCTGGGGCGCGAGGGCGACATCGTCGCTGTCGCCGCCGGGTATGCGCGCAACTACCTGATCCCGCGCGGCTGCGCGGTCGTCGCGAGCAATAAAACGATCAAGCTGCAGGAGAAAATCCGCACCGAGCGGTTGGCGCGCGAGGCCAAGGAGAAGCAGGAGTTCGTCGAGCTGGCGGAGAGACTGTCGAATGTTTCGGTGACGACGGCCGTCAAGGTAGGCGAGGACGAACAGCTCTACGGCTCGGTGAGCGTGCAGGACATTGCTGATCTGCTCAAAGAGGAAGGCTACGAGATCGACCGCAAGAAGATTATCCTCGAGCACCCGATCAAGTCGCTTGGCGTCTATGCGATCGAGATCCGCCTCCATCCCGAGGTGGCCGCGTCGATCAAGCTCTGGGTCGTCAAGGAGTAG
- the dnaB gene encoding replicative DNA helicase, whose amino-acid sequence MTPEPLAQNIRLDKVPPHDLDAEMAALGCALIDRESLDKLGEHLQPEMFYHRPHQTICRTLLDLYERRVDVDFNTVAERLRSLNVLDEAGGAVYLTDLIDRVSTTAHIDSYIRIVRGKYLLRSLITTSTEVVSRCYTSAEDPEDVLDEAEKAIFDIAEKKVAESFRQMKPLVAGVVDTIERLWEDQHYVTGVPSGFHDLDELTSGFQYSDMVIIAARPSIGKTALALRVAEHCAVDCKIPVAIFSLEMSAEQLTHRLLCSRARMNAQEVRRGIFKKDRWPDIVKSAGELTVAPIYINDTPGLTPLQIRAIARRLKATHDIGLVVVDYLQLMSGGMRRQENRQQEISEISRSLKGLARELRVPVIVCSQLNREVEQRPGRRPQLSDLRESGAIEQDADVVMLLSRPEFYDPNDHPGMATIILAKQRNGPTGAVDLAFLKEYTRFEPLAQTHGMSEAGEAALEDAGPSDDGVPFDVDI is encoded by the coding sequence ATGACCCCTGAACCGCTTGCCCAGAACATCCGCCTCGACAAGGTGCCGCCGCACGATCTCGACGCGGAGATGGCCGCGCTGGGCTGCGCGCTGATCGACCGCGAGTCGCTCGACAAGCTCGGCGAGCACCTCCAGCCGGAGATGTTCTACCATCGGCCGCATCAGACGATCTGCCGTACGTTGCTTGACCTGTACGAACGCCGGGTGGACGTCGACTTCAACACGGTCGCCGAACGGCTCCGGTCGCTCAACGTGCTCGATGAAGCAGGCGGGGCCGTATACCTGACCGATCTGATCGACCGGGTCTCGACTACCGCACACATCGATTCCTACATCCGCATTGTCCGGGGCAAGTACCTGCTCCGCTCGCTCATCACAACCTCGACCGAGGTGGTCTCGCGCTGCTACACGAGCGCCGAGGACCCGGAGGACGTTCTCGACGAAGCGGAGAAGGCGATCTTCGATATTGCCGAGAAGAAGGTCGCCGAGAGCTTCCGCCAGATGAAGCCATTGGTGGCCGGCGTGGTCGACACGATCGAGCGCCTGTGGGAAGACCAGCACTACGTAACCGGCGTCCCGAGCGGGTTCCACGATCTGGACGAACTGACGAGCGGGTTCCAGTACTCGGACATGGTAATCATCGCGGCGCGTCCCTCGATCGGGAAGACGGCGCTCGCGCTGCGCGTGGCCGAGCACTGTGCGGTGGACTGCAAGATCCCCGTGGCGATCTTCAGCCTCGAGATGTCGGCCGAGCAGCTCACGCACCGGTTGCTCTGCTCGCGGGCGCGGATGAATGCTCAGGAAGTGCGGCGCGGCATCTTCAAGAAGGACCGCTGGCCCGACATCGTCAAGTCGGCGGGCGAGCTGACCGTGGCGCCGATCTACATCAACGACACGCCGGGGCTGACGCCGCTGCAGATCCGGGCGATTGCGCGGCGGCTCAAGGCGACGCACGACATCGGGCTTGTCGTGGTCGACTACCTCCAGCTCATGAGCGGGGGAATGCGGCGGCAGGAGAACCGCCAGCAGGAGATATCGGAGATCTCGCGGTCGCTCAAGGGGTTGGCGCGCGAGCTGCGCGTGCCGGTGATCGTCTGCAGCCAGCTCAATCGCGAAGTCGAGCAGCGTCCAGGCCGGCGGCCGCAGCTCTCGGACCTGCGCGAGTCGGGCGCTATCGAGCAAGACGCCGACGTCGTGATGCTGCTGTCGCGGCCGGAGTTCTACGATCCGAATGATCATCCAGGCATGGCCACGATTATCCTGGCCAAGCAGCGTAACGGCCCGACGGGGGCAGTGGATCTTGCGTTTCTCAAGGAATACACGCGTTTCGAGCCGCTGGCCCAGACGCACGGTATGAGCGAGGCGGGCGAGGCGGCGCTTGAAGACGCCGGGCCGTCGGATGACGGCGTGCCGTTTGACGTGGATATCTAG